A stretch of Leucobacter aridicollis DNA encodes these proteins:
- a CDS encoding histidine phosphatase family protein: MTPANVPVLALVRHGETDWNRARRIQGRTEVPLNDTGREQARGAAATLAAHAWASVHASPLGRAIETAEIIAAGLGLATPAINDGLWERDFGEAEGLSVPDIEARWPGLSGIPGAEPLEAVAERSAAAIAALYEAAPSGIVVAHGAMLRAGIGRLTGVDVPRILNGEIWLLRREPTGYAATMLKAPAASPLLQS, encoded by the coding sequence ATGACTCCCGCTAACGTGCCCGTGCTCGCCCTCGTCCGGCACGGCGAAACCGACTGGAACCGAGCACGGCGCATCCAGGGCCGCACCGAGGTCCCCCTCAACGACACCGGCCGTGAGCAGGCGCGGGGCGCCGCCGCAACCCTCGCCGCTCACGCATGGGCGTCCGTGCACGCGTCGCCACTCGGCCGCGCGATCGAAACCGCGGAGATCATCGCCGCGGGCCTCGGCCTCGCGACCCCCGCCATCAACGACGGGCTGTGGGAGCGCGACTTCGGTGAGGCCGAGGGGCTCTCCGTGCCCGACATCGAGGCGCGCTGGCCCGGCCTGAGCGGCATCCCCGGAGCGGAGCCTCTCGAGGCCGTCGCCGAACGCTCTGCCGCCGCCATCGCCGCGCTCTACGAGGCTGCACCGAGCGGAATCGTCGTCGCGCACGGCGCGATGCTCCGCGCCGGCATCGGACGGCTGACAGGCGTCGACGTTCCGCGGATCCTGAACGGCGAGATCTGGCTGCTCCGCCGCGAGCCGACCGGATACGCCGCGACGATGCTGAAGGCCCCGGCAGCGAGCCCGCTACTGCAGAGCTGA
- the cls gene encoding cardiolipin synthase, whose protein sequence is MEFFSGWNWPAIGAAVALTIDMAIRVVALFVVPRNRRPTSGMAWLLAIFLLPVPGLIVFLIIGSNRLPKHREAKQDAINKLVSSLAERENQGLISDIDAMSPGLESAVRLGQTLGAQPMLRGNVAAMTIDYELSFRQIADAIDDATDYVHVQFYILVHDDTTDVVFAAMRRAVERGVKVRVMLDHISAVRNPGRRRTAQSLDDMGAEWTYMLPVRPWRGEYQRPDLRNHRKLVVVDGKVGFTGSQNLVDSSYNKRGNIRRGLHWRDIMVRVEGPIVLGLEAVFQADWYLETDTYLEQLDIESFETEFPGDLDCQIVPSGPGYASENNLQVFVSLLYTARRRISITSPYFVPDGSIMNALRAATARGVEVELFVSEIGDQALVYHAQRSYYEELLNAGVRIWMYRPPFILHSKHFTIDDDVAVVGSSNMDPRSFGLNMEISMVVRGASFVRDLDEVTDYYRANSRELLPEEWAKQPVRSQLLDGLARLTSALQ, encoded by the coding sequence ATGGAGTTCTTTTCCGGCTGGAACTGGCCCGCGATTGGCGCTGCCGTCGCGCTCACCATCGACATGGCGATCCGCGTTGTCGCGCTGTTTGTGGTGCCGCGCAACCGCCGCCCAACCTCGGGCATGGCCTGGCTGCTCGCGATCTTCCTGCTGCCGGTGCCGGGACTCATCGTGTTTCTCATCATCGGCAGCAACCGGCTCCCGAAGCACCGCGAGGCGAAGCAGGACGCGATCAACAAGCTCGTCTCGAGCCTCGCGGAGCGCGAGAACCAGGGCCTGATCTCGGATATCGACGCGATGTCGCCCGGCCTTGAGAGCGCGGTCAGGCTCGGCCAGACGCTCGGCGCGCAGCCCATGCTCCGCGGCAACGTGGCGGCGATGACGATCGACTACGAGCTGTCGTTCCGTCAGATCGCCGACGCGATCGATGACGCCACAGACTACGTGCACGTGCAGTTCTACATTCTCGTGCACGACGACACGACCGACGTGGTGTTTGCTGCGATGCGGCGCGCGGTCGAGCGTGGAGTGAAGGTTCGCGTGATGCTCGACCACATCTCGGCGGTGCGCAATCCCGGCCGGAGACGAACCGCGCAGAGCCTCGATGACATGGGCGCTGAGTGGACGTACATGCTGCCCGTGCGTCCGTGGCGCGGCGAATACCAGCGCCCCGACCTGCGTAACCACCGCAAGCTCGTCGTCGTCGACGGCAAGGTCGGATTCACGGGGTCGCAAAACCTCGTCGATTCGAGCTACAACAAGCGCGGCAACATTCGCCGTGGCCTGCACTGGCGCGACATCATGGTGCGCGTGGAAGGGCCGATCGTGCTCGGCCTCGAGGCCGTCTTCCAGGCCGACTGGTATCTCGAGACCGACACGTACCTCGAGCAGCTCGACATCGAATCGTTCGAGACCGAGTTCCCGGGCGACCTCGACTGCCAGATCGTGCCGAGCGGCCCCGGGTACGCGTCCGAGAACAACCTGCAGGTGTTCGTGTCGCTGCTCTACACCGCCCGCCGCCGCATCAGCATCACGAGCCCGTACTTCGTGCCCGACGGGTCGATCATGAACGCGCTCCGCGCGGCGACCGCGCGCGGCGTCGAGGTCGAACTCTTCGTCTCAGAGATCGGCGACCAGGCGCTCGTCTACCACGCGCAGCGTTCGTACTACGAGGAGCTGCTGAACGCGGGGGTGCGAATTTGGATGTATCGGCCGCCCTTTATCCTGCACTCGAAGCACTTCACGATCGACGATGACGTCGCCGTCGTTGGCTCGTCGAATATGGATCCGCGCTCGTTCGGCCTGAACATGGAGATCTCGATGGTCGTGCGGGGGGCGAGCTTCGTGCGTGACCTCGACGAGGTCACGGACTACTACCGCGCGAACTCGCGCGAGCTGCTTCCCGAGGAGTGGGCGAAGCAGCCGGTGCGGTCGCAGCTGCTCGACGGCCTCGCGCGCCTGACCTCAGCTCTGCAGTAG
- the lysS gene encoding lysine--tRNA ligase, whose protein sequence is MSEQTAPNPATEEVQSEEEIFEQKRIRLEKRERLNAAGDLAGGAYPVSVPVTTTIPAVRAKWGHLEETPDSASGETVGIAGRIVFQRNTGKLCFASIQAGDGTRIQAMLSLAEVGEASLAEYKELTDLGDHLFVQGEVISSRRGELSVMVTQWQVAAKAIAPLPNLHAELNEETRVRQRYLDLIAREQARVNVLTRARTMASLRDTFAKHDFIEVETPMLQTMHGGASARPFVTHSNAFDMELYLRIAPELFLKRAAVGGLERVFEINRNFRNEGADSTHSPEFAMLESYQAYTDYNGIADLTQELVQNAALAANVGTEREGTHVVKWADGTLFDLGGEWNRISMYDSLSEAAGTQITPETTVAELQALADAEGVEVPLANHGKLVEELWEHFVIDSLTTPTFVMDFPVETSPLTRHHRSIPGVVEKWDLYIRGFELATGYSELIDPVVQRERFVQQAAEGARGDVEAMKVDEEFLRALEHAMPPTGGMGMGMDRLLMALTGLGIRETILFPLVK, encoded by the coding sequence ATGAGCGAGCAGACTGCGCCGAACCCCGCCACTGAAGAAGTTCAGAGCGAAGAGGAAATCTTCGAGCAGAAGCGCATCCGTCTCGAGAAGCGGGAGCGGCTGAACGCCGCGGGTGACCTTGCCGGCGGCGCGTACCCGGTTTCGGTGCCCGTCACGACGACGATCCCGGCAGTGCGGGCCAAGTGGGGGCACCTCGAGGAGACCCCCGATTCGGCCTCGGGTGAGACCGTCGGCATCGCCGGCCGCATCGTCTTCCAGCGCAACACCGGCAAGCTCTGCTTCGCCTCGATCCAGGCCGGCGACGGTACCCGCATCCAGGCAATGCTGTCGCTCGCGGAGGTCGGCGAAGCGTCGCTCGCCGAGTACAAGGAGCTCACCGACCTCGGTGACCACCTGTTCGTGCAGGGAGAGGTGATCTCGAGCCGCCGCGGCGAGCTCTCGGTGATGGTGACCCAGTGGCAGGTCGCGGCGAAGGCGATTGCCCCGCTGCCGAACCTGCACGCCGAGCTGAACGAGGAGACGCGGGTGCGCCAGCGCTACCTCGACCTCATCGCTCGCGAGCAGGCCCGCGTCAACGTGCTCACCCGCGCGCGCACCATGGCGAGCCTGCGCGATACCTTCGCGAAGCATGACTTCATCGAGGTCGAGACCCCGATGCTGCAGACCATGCACGGCGGCGCCTCGGCCCGACCGTTCGTGACGCACTCGAACGCGTTCGACATGGAGCTTTACCTGCGCATCGCGCCCGAGCTGTTCCTCAAGCGCGCTGCCGTCGGCGGGCTCGAGCGGGTCTTCGAGATCAACCGCAACTTCCGCAACGAGGGCGCAGACTCGACCCACAGCCCCGAGTTCGCGATGCTCGAGTCATACCAGGCCTACACCGACTACAACGGCATCGCCGACCTCACGCAGGAGCTCGTGCAGAACGCCGCGCTCGCCGCGAACGTCGGCACCGAGCGCGAGGGCACGCACGTCGTGAAGTGGGCGGACGGCACGCTCTTCGACCTCGGCGGCGAGTGGAACCGTATCTCGATGTACGACTCGCTCTCGGAGGCAGCCGGCACGCAGATCACGCCGGAGACGACTGTCGCCGAGCTGCAGGCGCTCGCCGACGCCGAGGGCGTCGAGGTGCCGCTCGCAAACCACGGCAAGCTCGTCGAAGAGCTGTGGGAGCACTTTGTGATCGACTCGCTCACCACCCCGACGTTCGTCATGGACTTCCCTGTCGAGACGAGCCCGCTCACCCGACACCACCGCTCGATCCCTGGCGTCGTCGAGAAGTGGGACCTGTACATCCGCGGCTTCGAGCTGGCCACGGGATACTCCGAGCTCATCGACCCCGTCGTGCAGCGCGAGCGCTTCGTGCAGCAGGCGGCGGAGGGGGCCCGCGGCGACGTCGAAGCGATGAAGGTCGACGAGGAGTTCCTCCGCGCGCTCGAGCATGCGATGCCCCCGACCGGTGGCATGGGCATGGGCATGGACCGCCTGCTCATGGCGCTCACCGGCCTGGGAATCCGCGAGACGATCCTCTTCCCGCTCGTCAAGTAG
- a CDS encoding multicopper oxidase domain-containing protein — protein MPGSSRITRRGVLAAAAAGAVTTSIVALGGWRVARRPVISPEPGSGSALPPGATTVRAPLAIPALDEGTVGDDGVRAFELVAQAGESSFVAGVRTPTWGYNGAFGGPTLRAAQGERVRVVVRSELAEVTTTHWHGMKLPAIADGGPHQPIAPGCSLSTTPSLPWMLRCRESTVLTTSPSW, from the coding sequence ATGCCCGGCTCATCGCGGATCACCCGCAGGGGCGTCCTCGCGGCGGCAGCGGCCGGCGCCGTCACGACGTCGATCGTCGCGCTCGGGGGCTGGCGGGTCGCGCGGCGCCCGGTCATCTCCCCCGAACCGGGATCGGGATCGGCTCTGCCACCCGGAGCGACCACTGTCCGTGCGCCCCTCGCCATCCCCGCGCTCGACGAGGGCACTGTCGGCGACGACGGCGTGCGCGCCTTCGAGCTCGTTGCCCAGGCCGGGGAGAGTTCGTTCGTCGCCGGCGTGCGGACTCCCACGTGGGGGTACAACGGCGCGTTCGGCGGGCCGACGCTCCGCGCGGCGCAGGGCGAGCGCGTCCGCGTTGTCGTGCGCAGCGAGCTCGCCGAGGTGACGACGACGCACTGGCACGGCATGAAGCTTCCGGCGATCGCCGACGGCGGCCCGCACCAGCCCATCGCGCCGGGCTGTTCATTGTCGACGACGCCGAGCCTCCCGTGGATGCTCCGCTGCCGCGAGAGTACGGTGTTGACGACATCCCCGTCGTGGTGA
- a CDS encoding multicopper oxidase family protein: MDAPLPREYGVDDIPVVVTDRSFSADGTFDERRRDAAGMLGDTLLVNGTVSPRFAATRELTRLRILNGSTARSYRFELDAGPLLLVGTDSGLLPEPVEVPGVTLTPGERAEVVVALAPGASAMLRSVPHTLGLLDTTERASGTGDTFEVLELTRDGATARPAAATLADLTGWIAAGGALAAPLTDPPEPDRRRTITLQDNKINHRRMNMARIDEVVTVGDRERWLITNEHFLPHNLHIHNARFRVHSVEGRAPTAELRGWKDTVYAPPSRTVVIDVEFGTSTDPHLPYMFHCHLLQHEDQGMMAQFVVVRPGEEAGPLDTPAIRDGGSHDGH; the protein is encoded by the coding sequence GTGGATGCTCCGCTGCCGCGAGAGTACGGTGTTGACGACATCCCCGTCGTGGTGACCGACCGCAGCTTCTCGGCCGACGGCACGTTCGACGAGCGCAGGCGCGACGCGGCGGGCATGCTGGGCGACACGCTCCTCGTCAACGGCACCGTGTCGCCCCGCTTCGCCGCGACGCGGGAGCTCACTCGGCTGCGCATCCTCAACGGGTCCACGGCGCGCAGCTACCGCTTCGAGCTCGATGCCGGCCCACTGCTGCTCGTCGGCACCGACTCTGGGCTGTTGCCGGAGCCCGTGGAGGTCCCGGGGGTCACGCTGACGCCCGGGGAACGGGCGGAGGTGGTCGTCGCGCTTGCACCCGGCGCGTCCGCCATGCTGCGCTCGGTGCCCCACACGCTCGGGCTGCTGGACACGACGGAGCGTGCAAGCGGCACCGGCGACACCTTCGAGGTCCTCGAACTCACCCGCGACGGCGCGACGGCCCGCCCCGCTGCTGCGACGCTCGCGGACCTGACAGGCTGGATCGCGGCGGGCGGCGCGCTCGCCGCACCCCTCACGGACCCACCCGAGCCCGACCGGCGGCGCACCATCACGCTGCAGGACAACAAGATCAACCACCGGCGCATGAACATGGCGCGCATCGACGAGGTCGTCACCGTCGGAGACCGCGAGCGCTGGCTCATCACCAACGAGCACTTCCTCCCCCACAACCTGCACATCCACAACGCCCGGTTCAGGGTGCACTCGGTTGAGGGCCGCGCGCCCACCGCCGAGCTGCGCGGGTGGAAAGACACCGTGTACGCGCCGCCAAGCCGGACCGTCGTCATCGACGTCGAGTTCGGCACGTCAACAGACCCGCACCTGCCCTACATGTTCCACTGCCACCTGCTCCAGCACGAGGATCAGGGCATGATGGCGCAGTTCGTCGTTGTGCGGCCGGGCGAGGAGGCCGGGCCGCTCGACACCCCAGCAATCCGCGATGGAGGTTCACATGACGGACACTGA
- a CDS encoding signal peptidase I: MSTKTTSKARRQPVRTKTRTTARKTTRGWYDSPWQIAARAIGSAFAIVVIAALAALLVVPRVLGGDSLTVLSGSMEPTFSPGDVVVVKGTDEAKVCNDVSVGQIVTYFPEPNDPTLITHRVIGKTIGTFEDGTSCRLITQGDANSSVDEPVSPAQVRGVFMYGVPGLGWIRQWVSQNPMIVAGIAAAVLIGWGALSSFRKPRTTVVSVPRPQGAGPSGAGAAAPAPTVTYQAPVAEPREQDLRERELAIREREIELRERELAFAMGGRDAVTEAEALLKSAETDEIASDAKHSDSTPNHRNEG; the protein is encoded by the coding sequence ATGAGCACCAAGACGACGTCCAAGGCGCGGAGGCAGCCGGTCCGCACGAAGACCCGCACCACGGCGAGGAAGACGACCCGCGGTTGGTACGACTCGCCGTGGCAGATTGCTGCCCGCGCGATCGGGTCCGCTTTCGCGATCGTCGTGATCGCCGCCCTCGCCGCGCTGCTCGTTGTGCCGCGCGTGCTCGGCGGTGACTCGCTCACGGTGCTGTCCGGGTCGATGGAGCCGACGTTCTCGCCGGGCGACGTTGTTGTCGTCAAGGGCACGGACGAGGCCAAGGTCTGCAACGATGTCTCTGTCGGGCAGATCGTCACGTACTTCCCCGAGCCGAACGACCCGACGCTCATCACGCACCGCGTGATCGGCAAGACCATCGGCACGTTCGAGGACGGCACCTCATGCCGGCTCATCACCCAGGGCGACGCGAACTCCTCTGTCGACGAGCCGGTCTCCCCGGCGCAGGTCCGCGGCGTGTTCATGTACGGCGTCCCTGGGCTCGGCTGGATCCGCCAGTGGGTCTCGCAAAACCCGATGATCGTTGCAGGCATCGCCGCGGCGGTACTCATCGGCTGGGGAGCGCTCAGCAGCTTCCGTAAGCCCCGCACCACCGTCGTCTCGGTGCCCCGCCCGCAGGGTGCAGGCCCATCCGGGGCGGGAGCGGCCGCACCGGCTCCGACCGTGACCTATCAGGCGCCAGTCGCCGAGCCACGCGAGCAGGATCTCCGCGAGCGCGAGCTCGCGATCAGGGAGCGCGAGATCGAACTCCGGGAGCGCGAACTCGCGTTCGCGATGGGCGGCAGAGACGCCGTCACCGAAGCCGAAGCGCTCCTGAAGTCCGCCGAGACTGACGAGATCGCCTCAGACGCCAAGCATTCAGACAGTACGCCCAACCACCGAAACGAGGGATGA
- a CDS encoding alternate-type signal peptide domain-containing protein: MSNTNHDQVIVVSEPNKRRKGFMWVAAGTAALLIGGSTFALWSASDTFSGGDITAGDLNLVQSADTSFWDVSNDRKDATETVGATDGSQPGHEIVDVAEWRIAPGDKLAASFEATATLEGDNLVARVGIDGLDALEENVSGINYSYEIYYGDELLVTETALPKTADAPLLYLSAPAAGQAAGAEDATNGILGDTATAVGGAAAQSAVFGMPTTSVDLNVVIYASFYEDQDGDFRYQATDVTVEERTDVTLVDTLGELTVSLNQVRDTGAQFN, from the coding sequence ATGTCGAACACGAACCACGACCAGGTCATCGTTGTCAGCGAGCCCAACAAGCGCCGCAAGGGCTTCATGTGGGTAGCTGCTGGCACTGCAGCGCTGCTCATCGGCGGCTCGACCTTCGCCCTCTGGTCCGCATCGGACACGTTCTCGGGCGGCGACATCACCGCCGGTGACCTGAACCTCGTGCAGTCCGCTGACACGTCGTTCTGGGATGTCTCGAACGACCGTAAGGACGCTACCGAGACCGTTGGCGCGACCGATGGCTCGCAGCCCGGCCACGAGATCGTTGACGTTGCTGAGTGGCGCATCGCCCCGGGCGACAAGCTCGCAGCATCGTTCGAGGCAACCGCAACCCTCGAGGGCGACAACCTTGTTGCTCGCGTCGGCATCGACGGTCTCGACGCGCTCGAGGAGAACGTCTCGGGCATCAACTACAGCTACGAGATCTACTACGGCGACGAGCTCCTCGTCACCGAGACCGCGCTGCCCAAGACCGCTGACGCACCGCTGCTCTACCTCTCGGCTCCGGCCGCGGGCCAGGCAGCAGGCGCAGAGGACGCAACCAACGGCATCCTCGGCGACACCGCGACCGCTGTTGGCGGCGCAGCTGCACAGTCGGCAGTCTTCGGCATGCCGACCACCTCGGTTGACCTCAACGTTGTGATCTACGCATCGTTCTACGAGGACCAGGATGGCGACTTCCGCTACCAGGCAACCGACGTCACCGTTGAAGAGCGCACCGACGTTACCCTCGTTGACACGCTCGGCGAGCTGACCGTTTCGCTGAACCAGGTCCGCGACACCGGCGCACAGTTCAACTAA
- a CDS encoding right-handed parallel beta-helix repeat-containing protein, protein MTHTFELNSADVTANAKDANPGDGICATAAGTCTMRAALEESNALNLAPGAILITPAAGFTGNIDPVPLSGYQYMETASPSSRDGGSHFAVTAPVTIDMKSQVTIEASRDTGGALFHANGPDINFLNMNQALSGETSFVMGPKALRVTIDGGSSVTQAHYGPERFVVYREGAKDITVKNYRLQGFYAGDALFWVNAQSATPIENIVIDNVRVTYTVGGSCSSSDGSGCRTDILGFSGRGAGVIVDGFTFTNSFVSNLLAQSAFPFATGNTAGTSAKVSDITITDNEFINVRGTGSGSTNAFITLPYGQIAGKNEISGNQFVRDTSGQTMAVAWNGNTTSGNAGDMRIANNYFNGYSANSIYLYDTGTVNVEKNTFGERSASQNRPGTAEEGRDGSNALLDNNRNANGRVMTWYPTGDSAVLTGDAPAGSIQVESPLAADVPACVATLDVSAPSDLPLPESTVDLDLYWTADRTAEVYLGRVEGITGSSAKLLLDLPVGPQKFPSTVVGEFDEATIVDANTGAGQGYVRMQTVGATTGQSSQYSRMVGFSGNCRPELTIDQSATQNDSTMARDLHYTVKSSLPLDPASVTAGVVDVTAAAVAETVDAGRLNPRSVSVKPISGTANREFTVIARVDDSAKVTAGIAAEKVTSTGGLTNRAAAESTDPDITFINPVQAKPGSFTLVTGEPTGKQYQLTIASGAPKPSSDLNFVATPDQAATDNSVELSNVNAVIAAGATSSGKIKVTAAEGDVPANTPVRFSHTVTSDDSNFDGLVVNDLLVKLFSTDPSVKITKRAFTDVGDASSPAQIMATGTEALAGARLTDGQAVCFVYEVSNISADDWATELTDIMVTDTDTRLGDGGLIGSVPSLAVGQSTLLSACGSLMPEDTTVGGSR, encoded by the coding sequence GTGACGCACACGTTCGAGCTGAACTCGGCCGACGTGACCGCGAACGCCAAGGACGCGAACCCCGGTGACGGCATCTGCGCAACCGCAGCAGGCACGTGCACCATGCGCGCAGCACTTGAAGAGTCGAACGCGCTGAACCTCGCGCCGGGCGCGATCCTCATCACTCCGGCAGCGGGCTTCACGGGCAACATTGACCCGGTGCCACTGTCGGGGTACCAGTACATGGAAACTGCATCTCCTTCGTCCCGTGACGGTGGATCGCACTTCGCGGTCACCGCGCCCGTGACGATCGACATGAAGAGCCAGGTCACGATTGAGGCGAGCCGCGACACCGGCGGCGCGCTCTTCCACGCGAACGGCCCGGACATCAACTTCCTGAACATGAACCAGGCGCTGTCGGGCGAGACCTCGTTCGTGATGGGCCCGAAAGCTCTGCGCGTCACGATCGACGGAGGCTCCTCTGTGACCCAGGCCCACTACGGACCTGAGCGGTTCGTGGTCTACCGCGAGGGCGCCAAGGACATCACTGTTAAGAACTATAGGCTCCAGGGCTTCTACGCCGGCGACGCGCTGTTCTGGGTGAACGCGCAGAGCGCGACTCCCATCGAAAACATCGTCATCGACAATGTTCGCGTGACCTACACCGTTGGCGGTTCCTGTAGCTCGAGCGACGGCTCCGGCTGCCGCACCGACATTCTCGGGTTCTCGGGTCGCGGCGCCGGCGTCATCGTCGATGGGTTCACCTTCACGAACTCATTCGTGTCGAACCTCCTCGCTCAGAGTGCCTTCCCGTTTGCTACTGGCAATACCGCGGGAACGAGCGCGAAGGTGTCGGACATCACGATCACCGACAACGAGTTCATCAACGTGCGCGGCACGGGCTCGGGCTCAACCAATGCGTTCATCACGCTGCCGTACGGCCAGATCGCCGGCAAGAACGAGATCAGTGGCAACCAGTTTGTCCGCGACACCTCAGGCCAGACGATGGCAGTCGCATGGAACGGCAACACGACCAGTGGTAATGCCGGCGACATGCGAATCGCGAACAACTACTTCAACGGCTACTCAGCCAACTCAATCTACCTCTACGACACGGGCACCGTGAACGTTGAGAAGAACACGTTCGGCGAGCGCAGCGCGAGCCAGAACCGCCCCGGCACCGCCGAGGAGGGCCGCGACGGCTCGAACGCACTGCTCGACAACAACCGGAACGCGAACGGTCGCGTCATGACCTGGTACCCGACGGGTGACTCGGCAGTACTGACTGGCGACGCCCCAGCAGGCTCGATCCAGGTGGAGTCGCCGCTCGCTGCAGACGTCCCCGCCTGCGTGGCAACGCTTGACGTGTCCGCGCCGAGTGACCTGCCGCTCCCCGAGAGTACGGTCGACCTCGACCTGTACTGGACCGCTGACCGGACCGCCGAGGTCTACCTCGGCCGCGTTGAGGGAATCACCGGCTCCAGCGCGAAGCTCCTGCTCGACCTCCCGGTCGGACCCCAGAAGTTCCCGTCGACGGTTGTCGGCGAGTTCGATGAGGCGACGATTGTCGACGCAAACACGGGCGCCGGCCAGGGCTACGTCCGGATGCAGACTGTCGGCGCAACGACCGGTCAGTCCTCGCAGTACTCGCGAATGGTTGGCTTCAGCGGCAACTGCCGCCCCGAGCTGACGATCGACCAGTCCGCAACCCAGAACGATTCGACGATGGCGCGCGATCTCCACTACACGGTGAAGTCGTCGCTGCCGCTGGACCCCGCAAGCGTCACCGCTGGTGTGGTCGACGTCACCGCTGCTGCGGTCGCCGAGACCGTCGACGCGGGCCGCCTGAACCCCCGCTCAGTATCCGTGAAGCCCATCTCGGGCACCGCGAACCGCGAGTTCACGGTGATCGCCAGGGTCGATGACTCTGCGAAGGTGACCGCTGGGATCGCCGCCGAGAAGGTGACGAGTACGGGTGGTCTCACGAACCGCGCTGCGGCCGAGAGCACCGACCCGGACATCACGTTCATCAACCCGGTGCAGGCGAAGCCAGGCTCGTTCACGCTCGTGACCGGTGAGCCCACTGGTAAGCAGTACCAGCTCACGATTGCCTCGGGTGCTCCGAAGCCGTCATCGGACCTGAACTTTGTTGCGACGCCTGACCAGGCTGCAACGGACAACAGTGTTGAGCTGTCGAACGTGAACGCGGTCATCGCCGCGGGTGCAACGAGCTCGGGCAAGATCAAGGTGACGGCCGCCGAAGGCGACGTCCCCGCGAACACCCCGGTGCGGTTCAGCCACACCGTGACCTCTGACGACTCGAACTTCGACGGCCTCGTCGTGAACGACCTCCTCGTGAAGCTGTTCTCCACGGATCCGTCGGTGAAGATCACCAAGCGTGCGTTCACGGACGTGGGTGACGCGTCCTCGCCGGCGCAGATCATGGCGACGGGCACGGAGGCGCTTGCCGGTGCACGACTGACCGATGGCCAGGCTGTGTGCTTCGTCTACGAGGTGTCGAACATCTCGGCTGACGACTGGGCAACTGAGCTCACCGACATCATGGTCACGGACACCGACACCCGCCTGGGTGACGGCGGCCTGATCGGATCGGTCCCGTCGCTCGCCGTGGGCCAGAGCACCCTGCTCTCCGCGTGTGGCAGCCTCATGCCCGAGGACACCACGGTCGGTGGTTCCAGGTGA
- a CDS encoding DUF2520 domain-containing protein: MSGLRASRLGIGIVGAGKVGPVLGRALAGVGHAIVGMSAVSDESRERAEAMLPGVPLLEVQEVVRRAEMVLLAIPGSEIPGLVSGLAKLGAWQPGQLVIHTAPEHGTAVFADAPGVIPIALHPGIVFTGTSLDLTRLSGATVAVTAPTVVQPIGQALVVEMGAEPVLVAESDRAAYAAAVTAAGDTARAAAANAIEALEALGITGADRVIGGTMRAALEEELTRHSSDEGLIA; the protein is encoded by the coding sequence ATGAGCGGCCTTAGAGCTAGCCGACTCGGCATCGGCATCGTCGGCGCCGGCAAGGTGGGCCCCGTGCTGGGGCGCGCGCTCGCCGGCGTCGGCCATGCGATCGTTGGCATGAGTGCGGTCAGCGATGAGAGCAGAGAGCGCGCAGAGGCGATGCTGCCGGGCGTTCCGCTCCTCGAGGTGCAGGAGGTCGTGCGCCGCGCCGAAATGGTGTTGCTCGCGATCCCGGGCAGTGAGATCCCCGGCCTCGTGTCGGGGCTCGCGAAGCTTGGCGCGTGGCAGCCGGGCCAGCTGGTGATCCACACGGCGCCGGAGCACGGCACCGCGGTGTTTGCTGACGCGCCGGGGGTGATCCCGATCGCTCTGCACCCCGGCATCGTCTTTACCGGTACGAGCCTGGATCTCACGCGACTGTCGGGCGCCACCGTCGCCGTCACCGCGCCGACCGTCGTGCAACCCATCGGGCAGGCGCTCGTGGTCGAGATGGGCGCTGAGCCCGTGCTCGTCGCCGAATCCGACCGAGCGGCATACGCCGCGGCGGTGACCGCCGCGGGTGATACCGCGCGGGCCGCAGCGGCGAACGCGATCGAGGCGCTTGAGGCCCTCGGCATCACCGGGGCGGACCGCGTCATCGGCGGTACCATGCGCGCGGCGCTCGAAGAGGAGCTCACGCGTCACTCGAGCGACGAGGGGCTCATCGCCTAG